The nucleotide sequence GGGGCAACGGCAATGGCAGCAGCCAGAACAATTTTGAAGGAACGGCTAAAGAACTCGACATGGCGGCTTTGAAGAATGTACCAAGCACTGATCCCGCCAATGACAAACAAAGAGGTTTCCAGTGTGGCAAAAAACATATGGAGCACACTGTTGAGCATGAAGGGATTAAAAATGGCCTGGAAATAATCAGCCACCAAGAATTTACCCGCCACAAATGTTCCGCCCGCCGGAGTTTGTAACCAGGAATTAGCGACTAAAATCCAAAATGTGGAGAGGTTGGCCCCAAAGGCAACCATGATTGTCGCCAGGTAGTGAATTGCGGGTGGAACGCGCCCCCAGCCAAAGAGCATGATCCCTAAAAAGCCCGCCTCTAACATAAAAGCCATGGAGGCTTCAAACCCTAAAATGCTGCCAAAAAAGTCACCCACGGCTTCGGAAAAAGGGGCCCAGTTTGTCCCAAATTGAAATTCCATTGGTAAACCAGAGGCGACACCAATCCCAAAGTTCAACACATACAACTTCGACCAAAACCGCGCATGGTGGTAATAATCTGAGTTGCGGGTTTTCAGCCACAGGCCTTCGACAATGACTAAATAAATAGCCATCCCCGTGGTTAAAATTGGCCAAAGCATATGAAAAATCGCCGTCAATGCAAACTGCATCCGGGAAAGGGCAACTGAATTCGCAAGAATATCCATAACCAGGCCTGGGTAATAACACCCCGTAAATCAACAGAATGTAACAAAATGTTCCTAACCGTAACAGCTAGTCATTCCGGTTTAACAGATTGTCATGTTGCTGGCTAGTCATAGTTGATACACCTAAGCCAAGCTATAGATTTTGTTTAGAATTAGGAGGGTTATTGGTCATTAAAAAGAGGTGCTTCTAGGGGGGTGCCATCCGCAGCTTCTAAGACAAATCCCGCATCACTAATCATTTGCCAGTCGGCGTGGGCAGCCTGTCCGGGGGTGGTGAGGTAGTCCCCGACAAAAATTGAATTAGCTGGATACAGTCCCAAGGGTTGGAGGGAGCGTAAATGCACTTCTCGGCCGCCCGCAATCCGAATTTCTTGACTGGGAAGCAGAAACCGAAAAAGGCAAAGGACGCGCAGGCAGTAGCGGGGATTGAGGTGTTTTGCAAGGGACAGGGGAGTGCCATCAATGGGAATTAAGAAGTTAACGGGGACACTGGTCACATTCAAGGCCCGTAGGGACATGGCCAAATCCACCACGTCTTGATCTGACTCGCCCAGGCCAATGATGCCCCCAGAACAGGTGGTAATGCCGGCCTTTTGAACCTGATTAATGGTTGTGGCTCGGTCGTTAAAGGTATGAGTGGTGCAAATGTTGCTGTGATGAGCTTCAGAGGTATTTAAGTTGTGATTGACCCGATCCACCCCCGCAGCCGCTAATGCTTGGGCTTGGGCTTCATCCAAGAGTCCTAAACAGGCACAGACTTTAAGATCATGGTTGGCTTTAATGGTACGAATGGTACTCAGAACTCGTTCAAAGTTTTTCGGACTCGGACTCCGACCGGAAAGCACCAAGCAAAATGTTCCAGCTTTTAATCGCTCGGCCTGGGCCGCGGCGGCTAATATCTTTTCCTCTGCCAAGAGGGGATAGGTCTCAATTTCGGCGGTGGAGATTTTTGATTGGGAGCAGTAATGACAGTCCTCTGGGCAGAGTCCACTTTGGGCATTGAGCAGATAATGAAGCCGTACCCGATTTTGCCAATAGTGATACCGAACCTGATAGGCCGCTGCTAATTGATTGAGGATTTCAGTATCCGGGGCCTGGAGGACAGCCAGGGCTTGTGCGTTGGTTAAAGGGATACCAGATAGGGCCTGGTCGGCAAAATGCTGCCAATTGGGAAGCAGCGAGTTGAGCGCAGTTGGGGCGGCAGGGGTTTGAAGTTGTCTCAAGAAATTATCCTTTTGCCCGATGTCATCATCCAGGCCCTTTCCTGTTGTACCACCATATAGAACCTGAGGGATGTTGAATTGGGGTGGGAGTCGGATTAATCCCCATCCCCAGGCCGGGAACCCAATTGAATTAATTCAACCTTATAGCCATCGGGATCTTCCACAAAGGCAATCACCGTTGAGCCATGTTTCATGGGGCCAGGGGCGCGGGTTATTTTTCCACCCTTGGCCTGGATTGTGGCACAGGTTTCTAAATATCATCTACACCCAGAGCAACGTGGCCATAGCCATTTCCAAGGTCGTAGGCTTGGGTTCCCCAGTTATGGGTCAGTTCCAGAACGGTGTGATTGGCCTCGTCACCATAACCAACAAAGGCGAGGGTAAACTCTCCCTCCGGATAGTCCTTTTGCCGCAGGAGTTTCATCCCCAAGACATCACAGTAAAACTCAAGGGATTTTTCTAGGTTGCCCACTCGGAGCATGGTATGGAGCAGACGCATTGGGATTTTTAACCAAGCTATTTTTACCCTTTGGCATTGTAGTGTATCTGGCCTGGCTTAGAAGCGGAGACCTTCATGGATATGTCCTGGCTCTGGGCCTCGGCTGTCTCAAACATTCCCCTGTACCTTGTACCCTAGAACCTAGACCCTTCTGATATCTGTACTATAAGGATTAACGCGCGTGGACACTCGGTATCAGCCCCAAGAGATTGAAACCAAATGGCAACAGGCCTGGGCCGACCAAGGGTTAGATGTCACGGGAACAGAGCCAGAAAAGCCCAAGTTTTATGCCCTCTCGATGTTTCCCTATCCCTCTGGGAATCTTCATATGGGCCATGTGCGGAATTACACGATTCCCGATGTGATCGCGCGGGTCAAACGAATGCAGGGCTATCGGGTACTTCATCCAATGGGGTGGGATGCGTTTGGGTTGCCGGCCGAAAATGCCGCAATTGAACGGGGAATTCCGCCGGCCGAGTGGACAGAAGCCAACATTGCCCAAATGAAAACCCAACTACAACCCCTCGGACTTTCCTATGATTGGTCGCGAGAATTAGCCACCTGTCGCCCGGATTATTATCGTTGGACGCAATGGTTGTTTTTGCAGTTTTTCCAGGCCGGGTTAGCCTACCAAAAAGAAGCGGCGGTGAACTGGGATCCCATTGATCAAACCGTCTTAGCCAATGAACAGGTGGATAATGAAGGGCGGTCGTGGCGGTCGGGGGCAATTGTCGAGCGGAAATTATTGCGGCAATGGTTTTTGAAAATCACCGACTATGCCGAAGCCTTGTTGCAGGATTTGGACACCCTCACAGACTGGCCAGAACGGGTGAAATTGATGCAGGCCAACTGGATTGGCAAATCTACCGGGGCCTATTTGGAGTTTCCGATTGTCGGTTCCGAGCAAAAAATTGCGGTCTTTACGACCCGGCCGGATACGGTGTACGGCGTGACCTATGTGGTGTTGGCTCCGGAACATCCTCTAACCCAGGCCGTAACCACGAACGAAAACCAGGCCCAGGTGGCAGAGTTTATCAAATCTATTAGCCATGAATCGGAACTAGAACGTACTGCCGAAGATAAACCCAAACGGGGCCTGGCCACGGGGGGGAAAGCATTAAATCCCTTCACAGGCGAATCAATTCCCATCTGGATTGCCGATTATGTCTTGGTGGAGTATGGCACCGGGGCTGTGATGGGGGTTCCGGCCCACGACCAACGGGATTATCAATTTGCTCAACAGAATCAGCTCCCGATTAAAACGGTGATTATTCCCGCCAATCCTGAGATGGTGAAATTGGATCAGGCCTACACGGAACCAGGGATTTTGATTAATTCGGGGGACTTTGATGGGTTAGAATCACAAACTGCCAAAACCAAGATTATTGAATTTGCCGAGTCTCAAGGGTGGGGAAAAGCCAGGATTCAGTATCGCCTTCGAGATTGGTTGATTTCTCGCCAACGCTATTGGGGTGTGCCGATTCCAATTATTCATTGCCCAGATTGTGGTGCGGTTCCTGTTCCCGATGCAGATTTACCTGTACTGCTGCCGGAAAACGTGGAATTCACCGGCCGGGGGGCTTCTCCCTTGGCGCAACTTGAGGATTGGGTCAATGTCCCCTGTCCCACCTGTGGCAAACCGGCCCAACGGGAAACCGACACCATGGATACGTTTATTGATTCCTCCTGGTATTTTCTCCGTTTTGCCGATGCCCAAAATGACCAGGCCCCGTTTGATCCCAAAGTTGTGAATGATTGGTTGCCCGTGGATCAGTATGTGGGCGGCATTGAACACGCGATTTTGCACCTGTTATATTCCCGCTTTTTTACCAAAGTCCTCAAGGATCGGGGTTTGATTAACTTCAGTGAACCCTTTCAACGGCTGTTAACTCAAGGGATGGTGCAGGGGAAAACTTATAAAAATCCGCAGACCGGAAAGTATGTGATTCCCAGCCAAGTCAAAGACCCGAATAATCCCGTAGATCCCGACTCCGGCATTGCCTTGGATGTGGTCTATGAAAAAATGTCGAAATCCAAACATAACGGTGTCGCTCCGGGGGATGTGATTGAAAAATATGGTGCAGATACCGCCCGGATGTTTATTTTATTTAAAGCCCCACCCGAAAAAGATTTGGAATGGGATGATGCCGATGTCGAGGGGCAATTTCGATTTTTGAATCGCGTCTGGCGGCTGGTGACGGGCTATGTTGAAAAAAATCCTGAAGTCAAGTCAACCCATGCCGAACTGAGTCCCGATGAGAAAAAACTGCGGCGGGCAATTCATACCGCGATTAAGGAAGTCAGTGAGGATTTTGAGGATTATCAATTTAATACCGCTATTTCGGAGTTGATGAAATTAAGTAATGCCCTTGGAGATGCGGCGGATTTAATCACCAGCTCAACCTATCAAGAAGGGATCAAAACTTTATTATTACTGCTTTCACCCTTTGCGCCTCATATTACGGAAGAACTTTGGGAACAGTTGCCAAAGCGTGAACATTCAACTTCTATTCACCTCCAGGCCTGGCCTAAGGTTGATCCAACGGCTTTAGTTGCTGATGAAATCTCGTTGGTCATTCAAATCATGGGCAAAACTAGAGGGGTGATTCAAGTCCCGGCCCAGGCCGAAGCCAATGACTTGGAAACCTATGCTCGCAACTCCGAGGTGGGAGAACGGTATTTAGCTGGCCAAACAGTGAAAAAAGTCATTGTTGTCCCCGGTAAATTAATCAACTTTGTCTTGCAAGGGTAGGTCGCTGATTATGTTTGATCCCCTGCGGAGTTTGAAGTTTTTGCCCTGGCGTTCTCTTTTGTCTGCGGCGATTACCACCCTAACCCTGGCGAAGATTTTTGATATGGGTTTAATTGTTGCTGCGGGGCAGTCTCCAGAGATGCGGGACTTTCTCCAAACGGTTTTAACACCCCCCTGGGGCCTCCTGATTGTCATTCTCTTGAGTGTGGGCTTGGGGGCATTAGCCGTTCTGTTTTTGGAAACCTGGTTTTCACCGGGGCGAATTGTCGGGGCAACCCTTTGGGGCCTGGTGCTGTGCCTGTTATTAACATTGATTGTGATTGCGATTATTTCTGGATTAACGAGAGTCCCCGCTGGTCTTTTGGATGTGAATGAAAATGTCCTGATTGGCCTGGTGGTGGGGGTCTTTTGGCGGGGGCGGCGGTATTGGCGATGGTAGGGATTGGGAAAAATCAGCGGCCCCAGGCCATATTCTTAGATGCTGTGGGGACTTTATTTGGGATTCGGGGGAGTGTTGGGGAAATTTATGCGAACTTTGCCGCCCAGGCCGGGGTGATCGTTGATCCGACTCAATTAGACCAGGCCTTTATGACCAGTTTTGCT is from Synechococcus sp. PCC 6312 and encodes:
- the leuS gene encoding leucine--tRNA ligase; the encoded protein is MDTRYQPQEIETKWQQAWADQGLDVTGTEPEKPKFYALSMFPYPSGNLHMGHVRNYTIPDVIARVKRMQGYRVLHPMGWDAFGLPAENAAIERGIPPAEWTEANIAQMKTQLQPLGLSYDWSRELATCRPDYYRWTQWLFLQFFQAGLAYQKEAAVNWDPIDQTVLANEQVDNEGRSWRSGAIVERKLLRQWFLKITDYAEALLQDLDTLTDWPERVKLMQANWIGKSTGAYLEFPIVGSEQKIAVFTTRPDTVYGVTYVVLAPEHPLTQAVTTNENQAQVAEFIKSISHESELERTAEDKPKRGLATGGKALNPFTGESIPIWIADYVLVEYGTGAVMGVPAHDQRDYQFAQQNQLPIKTVIIPANPEMVKLDQAYTEPGILINSGDFDGLESQTAKTKIIEFAESQGWGKARIQYRLRDWLISRQRYWGVPIPIIHCPDCGAVPVPDADLPVLLPENVEFTGRGASPLAQLEDWVNVPCPTCGKPAQRETDTMDTFIDSSWYFLRFADAQNDQAPFDPKVVNDWLPVDQYVGGIEHAILHLLYSRFFTKVLKDRGLINFSEPFQRLLTQGMVQGKTYKNPQTGKYVIPSQVKDPNNPVDPDSGIALDVVYEKMSKSKHNGVAPGDVIEKYGADTARMFILFKAPPEKDLEWDDADVEGQFRFLNRVWRLVTGYVEKNPEVKSTHAELSPDEKKLRRAIHTAIKEVSEDFEDYQFNTAISELMKLSNALGDAADLITSSTYQEGIKTLLLLLSPFAPHITEELWEQLPKREHSTSIHLQAWPKVDPTALVADEISLVIQIMGKTRGVIQVPAQAEANDLETYARNSEVGERYLAGQTVKKVIVVPGKLINFVLQG
- the bioB gene encoding biotin synthase BioB, which translates into the protein MRQLQTPAAPTALNSLLPNWQHFADQALSGIPLTNAQALAVLQAPDTEILNQLAAAYQVRYHYWQNRVRLHYLLNAQSGLCPEDCHYCSQSKISTAEIETYPLLAEEKILAAAAQAERLKAGTFCLVLSGRSPSPKNFERVLSTIRTIKANHDLKVCACLGLLDEAQAQALAAAGVDRVNHNLNTSEAHHSNICTTHTFNDRATTINQVQKAGITTCSGGIIGLGESDQDVVDLAMSLRALNVTSVPVNFLIPIDGTPLSLAKHLNPRYCLRVLCLFRFLLPSQEIRIAGGREVHLRSLQPLGLYPANSIFVGDYLTTPGQAAHADWQMISDAGFVLEAADGTPLEAPLFNDQ